One genomic window of Oryctolagus cuniculus chromosome 11, mOryCun1.1, whole genome shotgun sequence includes the following:
- the B4GALNT1 gene encoding beta-1,4 N-acetylgalactosaminyltransferase 1: protein MRPGRRALCALALLLACASLGLLYASTRNAPGLRAPLALWAPPQGVPRPELPDLAPEPRYAHIPVRIKEQVVGLLAQNSCTCESSGGSLPLPFQKQVSAIDLTKAFDPEELRAVSAAREQEYQAFLSRSRSPADQLIIAPANSPLQYPLQGVEVQPLRSILVPGLSLQAASAQEVYQVNLTASLGTWDVAGEVIGVTLSGEGQSDLTLASPGLDQLNRQLQLVTYSSRSYQANTADTVRFSTEGHEAAFTIRIRHPPNPRLYPPGSLPHGAQYNISALVTIATKTFLRYDRLRALIASIRRFYPTVTVVIADDSDKPERVSGPHVEHYLMPFGKGWFAGRNLAVSQVTTKYVLWVDDDFVFTARTRLERLVDVLERTPLDLVGGAVREISGFATTYRQLLSVEPGSPGLGNCLRQRRGFHHELVGFPGCVVTDGVVNFFLARTDKVREVGFDPRFSRVAHLEFFLDGLGSLRVGSCSDVVVDHASKLKLPWTSRDSRAETYARYRYPGSLDGSQVAKHRLLFFKHRLQCMTSE from the exons atgCGGCCAGGCCGCCGGGCCCTCTGCGCGCTGGCCCTGCTGCTCGCCTGCGCCTCGCTGGGGCTCCTGTACGCGAGCACCCGGAACGCGCCGGGCCTCCGGGCACCTCTGGCACTGTGGGCGCCCCCGCAGGGCGTCCCCCGGCCGGAGCTGCCAGACCTCGCCCCTGAGCCCCGCTACGCGCACATCCCGGTCAGGATCAAAGAGCAAGTGGTCGG GCTGCTGGCTCAGAACAGCTGCACTTGTGAGTCCAGTGGAGGGAGCTTGCCCCTCCCCTTCCAGAAGCAGGTCAGCGCCATTGACCTCACCAAGGCCTTTGACCCCGAGGAGCTGAGGGCTGTCTCTGCTGCAAGGGAGCAGGAGTACCAGGCCTTTCTTTCAAG gAGCCGGTCCCCAGCTGACCAGCTAATTATAGCCCCTGCTAACTCCCCACTCCAGTACCCCCTCCAGGGCGTGGAGGTCCAGCCCCTGCGGAGCATCTTGGTGCCAG GGCTGAGCCTGCAGGCAGCTTCTGCCCAGGAAGTATACCAG GTGAACCTGACTGCCTCCCTAGGCACCTGGGATGTGGCTGGGGAAGTGATCGGAGTGACTCTCAGTGGAGAGGGGCAGTCAGATCTCACCCTTGccagcccagggctggaccaactCAACCGGCAGCTGCAACTGGTGACTTACAGCAGCCGGAGCTACCAGGCCAACACGGCAGACACAG TTCGCTTCTCCACCGAGGGACATGAGGCTGCTTTCACCATCCGTATACGACACCCTCCCAACCCTCGGCTGTACCCACCGGGCTCTCTACCCCACGGAG CCCAGTACAACATCAGCGCTCTGGTCACCATTGCCACCAAGACCTTCCTTCGTTATGACCGGCTGCGCGCGCTCATCGCCAGCATCCGCCGCTTCTACCCCACCGTCACCGTGGTCATCGCGGACGACAGCGACAAGCCGGAGCGCGTCAGCGGCCCCCACGTGGAACACTATCTCATGCCCTTTGGAAAG GGCTGGTTCGCAGGCCGGAACCTGGCAGTGTCCCAAGTAACCACCAAGTACGTGCTGTGGGTGGACGACGACTTCGTCTTCACAGCTCGGACGCGTCTGGAGAGGCTCGTGGACGTGCTGGAGAGGACGCCTCTGGACCTG GTGGGCGGCGCGGTGCGCGAGATCTCGGGCTTCGCCACCACTTACCGGCAGCTGCTGAGCGTGGAGCCCGGCTCCCCAGGCCTCGGGAACTGCCTCCGCCAAAGGCGCGGCTTCCACCACGAGCTCGTCGGCTTCCCGGGCTGCGTGGTCACCGATGGCGTTGTAAACTTCTTCCTGGCGCGCACCGATAAGGTGCGTGAGGTCGGCTTCGACCCGCGCTTTAGCCGAGTGGCGCACCTGG AATTCTTCCTAGATGGACTTGGCTCCCTTCGGGTTGGCTCCTGCTCTGATGTCGTTGTGGACCACGCTTCCAAGCTGAAGCTGCCCTGGACATCAAGGGACTCCAGGGCGGAGACTTACGCCCGCTACCGCTACCCGGGGTCGCTGGACGGAAGCCAGGTGGCCAAGCACCGTCTGCTCTTCTTCAAACATCGGCTGCAATGTATGACCTCGGAGTGA